The stretch of DNA CGACGGGCATCGCATCAGGTTCGGACAGGCTATCGATAGCTGAAGAAATAAACGTTTAAAACGTAAGAAGCTGTATTAAAGCCGCCCTGGCCAATCCGGTAGAGGCGATAAGAACAGGTCACTGATCTACTTTCCAGGTAGTTCGTCTACTAATCCGTCAGTTTTGGCATTTTTTGCTTTCTTTTAAGGAGCAAAACGACTATAAAACATGATCAAAAGCCACTTCAACCTCGCCTGGCGCATGCTGCGCAATCAATGGTCCTACAGTCTGATCAACATCAGCGGGCTGGCCGCAGCTATGGTATGCTGCATCTTCATCTTGCTGTATATTTACGACGAGCGCAGCTACGATCGCTACCATGCCGATGCGGACCGGATCTATCGCATTGCCCGCGACATGGTCAACAACGAAGGGCAGCGCGAACCCAACGCCCGCACCTACCGTCCAATGGCCTTTGCCTTACGCACGGAACTGCCGGAAGTGGAGGCAGCTACTGCTTTGGTACCCATACGGGAGACGGTCATGCGCTACGGAGACCGGCAGTTTTACGAAGCCCGCATCTTCGAAGCCGACCGCCACCTGTTTGAAGTATTCACTTTCCCTTTCCTACAGGGCAATCCCGAAGATGTCCTGCGCACGCCGGAGGCGATGATGATCACCGAGTCGACCGCACGGAAATACTTCGGCAGTGAAGATCCGATAGGCAAAAAAATACAGGGAGAGAACGGCAATTACCTGGTGCAGGCGGTGGTAAAGGACGTGCCGGCCAATTCCCACTTCCTTTTCGATATGCTGATCCCGCACCGGGTGCTGGAGGAAAGTGGTGAGATGCCCTGGGGGCCAACCAACCACTGTACCTATGTTAAACTCCGGCCTGCTTCGGACAGAACGGTCTTGGAAAAAAAGATCCAGGCGCTGGTATTGCAGCACAAGCCCCAAACACTGGATACCTACTTTGTACAGCCGCTTACCGACATCCACCTGCACTCGAAGTTGAGCGGCGAACTGGCCGTCAACGGCAGCGCCGCCACCCTGCGGATCGTGAGCATCATTGCTTTGTTCGTGATGCTCGTAGCCTGCATCAATTACATCAACCTGGCCACGGCGCGGGCCGGCGGGCGGGCCCGGGAGATCGGCATCCGGAAAACGGTGGGCGCCCTGCGTCAGTCGGTGATCGGCCAGTTCCTTACAGAGGCGGTGCTCACGGCAGCGCTGGCCTTTGCATTGGCCCTGGTGTTGTGCCTGGTGCTGCTTCCTGCATTCAATACCCTCACTGGCAAGCAGTTTTCGCTGTTGGCGCCCGGAATGGCAGGTGTGTGGCTGTCCTTCGGAGGATTGGCCGTGCTGATCGGGCTACTGGCGGGGCTTTATCCGGCCTTGTATTTATCGGCTTTCCGGCCAGTGGAAGTATTGAAAGGTTCGTCTGCTCAGACCAGCGGTTCGGTGGGTTGGGTGCGCAGTATCCTGGTGGGTTTGCAGTTTTCGATCTCCATAGCGCTGATCCTAGGTACGATCGTCGTCGTTCGCCAAATGCAGTATATCCATAATACGGACCCCGGTTTCGATCAGGAGCAGGTACTCATTCTGCCAAACGCCCGCATGCTGCCCGGCAGGCAGGTGTTGGAAGCGCAGATCAGGCAATTGCCGGAGGTGATCGAGATAGGAGCCTCGACAAGCATCATCGGCCAGCCGACCTGGTTGGGAAACATCCGCAAATCGATCTCGGAGACCGATCGCATGATCAATTTT from Saprospiraceae bacterium encodes:
- a CDS encoding ABC transporter permease, yielding MIKSHFNLAWRMLRNQWSYSLINISGLAAAMVCCIFILLYIYDERSYDRYHADADRIYRIARDMVNNEGQREPNARTYRPMAFALRTELPEVEAATALVPIRETVMRYGDRQFYEARIFEADRHLFEVFTFPFLQGNPEDVLRTPEAMMITESTARKYFGSEDPIGKKIQGENGNYLVQAVVKDVPANSHFLFDMLIPHRVLEESGEMPWGPTNHCTYVKLRPASDRTVLEKKIQALVLQHKPQTLDTYFVQPLTDIHLHSKLSGELAVNGSAATLRIVSIIALFVMLVACINYINLATARAGGRAREIGIRKTVGALRQSVIGQFLTEAVLTAALAFALALVLCLVLLPAFNTLTGKQFSLLAPGMAGVWLSFGGLAVLIGLLAGLYPALYLSAFRPVEVLKGSSAQTSGSVGWVRSILVGLQFSISIALILGTIVVVRQMQYIHNTDPGFDQEQVLILPNARMLPGRQVLEAQIRQLPEVIEIGASTSIIGQPTWLGNIRKSISETDRMINFCQIDYHYLDALGMRLLAGRKFSPEFPADTFNTVILNEAAVRELQLDDPIGKQLIWDAAVLDTVIYAAVVGVVSDFHFSSFHEPIKPFAFLIRNHFFVQDDFTSKLFVKVRGNDLTGTIAAVEKLWQEFVPQRPFSYLYLEETFAQLHAAEQRFEVLFSCLTGLAIFIACLGLFALIAFVVQQRTKEIGIRKVLGASVTSIVLLLNKDLLKLIGIAMLVATPVAAYFLEQWLDGFAYRIRLEWWMIALAGLAALAVAFLSTGYQSVKASLMNPVESLKHE